A genomic region of Trifolium pratense cultivar HEN17-A07 linkage group LG3, ARS_RC_1.1, whole genome shotgun sequence contains the following coding sequences:
- the LOC123916570 gene encoding non-cyanogenic beta-glucosidase-like: protein MDFIVAMFVLFIVSSSTITSKNAVEAVETVEVSPVEFIGNLRRSNFSSDFIFGAGSAAYQVEGAANQGGKGPSIWDTYANDHAGRIKDGSNADISIDQYHRYKEDVAIAKEQNMDSYRFSISWPRILPKGKLSGGINQEGIAYYNNLINELLDKDMEPFVTLFHWDLPQVLQDEYGGFLSYQIIDDFQDFANLCFKEFGDRVKYWVTLNEPWMFTNGGYVLGTTAPGRCSDPTCLGGNSGTEPYKVTHHQLLAHAKVVHLYKTKYQENQKGLIGITLNTNWFIPLGDNSIPDKKAAERALDFQFGWFMEPLTNGDYPKSMRAIVKDRLPKFTELQSREINGSFDFIGLNYYSSSYISDAPPVDNAKPSFATDPMTTTSFEKNGIPLGPRAASFWIYTYPKGLRDLLLHIKDKYNNPSVYIHENGMNEFNDPTLSIEEALLDTYRIDSLYRHFFYIHAAIESGANVKGYFHWSLFDSYEWFNGFTVRFGLNFVDYTNGLKRHPKLSAQWLKNFLKKN from the exons ATGGATTTCATTGTGGCCATGTTTGTTCTCTTTATTGTGAGCTCATCGACAATTACTTCAAAAAATGCAGTTGAAGCAGTTGAGACAGTTGAAGTCTCACCTGTTGAGTTCATTGGTAACCTTAGAAGGAGCAATTTTTCTAGTGACTTTATCTTTGGGGCGGGTTCGGCCGCATACCAA GTTGAAGGTGCAGCAAACCAAGGTGGTAAAGGACCAAGTATTTGGGATACATACGCCAATGATCATGCAG GAAGAATAAAGGATGGAAGCAATGCGGACATCTCCATTGACCAATATCACCGCTACAAG GAAGATGTTGCAATTGCAAAGGAGCAAAATATGGATTCATATAGATTCTCAATCTCTTGGCCAAGAATACTCCCAA AGGGAAAGTTGAGTGGAGGCATAAATCAAGAAGGGATCGCATATTACAACAACCTCATCAATGAACTATTGGATAAGG ATATGGAACCATTTGTAACTCTTTTCCATTGGGATCTTCCCCAAGTCTTACAAGATGAGTATGGTGGTTTCTTAAGTTACCAAATAAT AGATGATTTTCAAGACTTTGCGAATCTTTGCTTCAAGGAATTTGGAGATAGAGTGAAATATTGGGTTACTTTGAACGAGCCTTGGATGTTTACCAATGGTGGATATGTACTAGGAACAACAGCACCAGGTCGATGTTCAGATCCAACGTGTCTGGGTGGTAATTCTGGCACAGAACCTTATAAAGTGACACACCATCAACTTCTTGCTCATGCAAAAGTTGTACATTTATATAAGACTAAATATCAG GAAAATCAAAAGGGACTTATAGGCATAACGTTGAACACTAACTGGTTCATACCACTTGGAGACAATAGCATACCAGATAAAAAGGCTGCCGAAAGAGCACTTGACTTCCAATTTGGATG GTTTATGGAACCCTTAACAAATGGAGATTATCCTAAAAGCATGCGAGCCATAGTGAAAGATCGATTGCCTAAGTTCACTGAATTGCAATCAAGAGAAATCaatggttcatttgattttattGGTTTAAACTATTACTCTTCTAGCTATATTAGCGATGCACCTCCAGTAGACAATGCCAAACCCAGTTTTGCAACAGATCCTATGACCACAACATCAT TTGAAAAAAATGGGATACCCCTAGGTCCAAGG GCTGCTTCCTTTTGGATATACACTTATCCAAAGGGACTTCGAGATCTTTTGTTACACATCAAGGATAAATATAACAATCCCTCGGTTTACATCCATGAAAATG GTATGAATGAATTCAACGATCCAACACTTTCAATAGAAGAAGCTCTTCTAGATACTTACAGAATTGATTCCTTATATCGTCATTTCTTCTACATTCATGCTGCCATCGA gAGTGGCGCAAATGTAAAGGGATATTTCCATTGGTCACTTTTTGACTCTTATGAATGGTTTAATGGCTTTACTGTTCGTTTTGGATTAAACTTTGTAGATTACACAAATGGATTGAAAAGGCACCCTAAACTTTCTGCCCAATGGCTCAAGAACTTTCTCAAAAAAAACTAG
- the LOC123916571 gene encoding non-cyanogenic beta-glucosidase-like, with protein MDFIVSMFGLLVVSSLTINSKNTVEAVEVSPIEYIGNLRRSNFSNDFIFGAGSSSYQVEGAVNQGGKGPSIWDTYTNDHPERIRDGSNADITIDQYHRYKEDVAIAKDQNIDSYRFSISWPRILPRGKLSGGINYDGIGYYNKLINELLDKGIQPFVTLFHWDLPQVLEDEYGGFLSSQIIDDFQDYANLCFKEFGDRVKYWVTLNEPWFFSNGGYAIGTTPPGRCSDPTCLGGNSGTEPYIVSHNQLLAHAKAVQVYKTKYQENQKGQIGITLVTNWFLPLGDNSIPDKKAAERALDFQFGWFMEPLTTGDYSKSMRRIVKSRLPAFTELQSREVNGSFDFIGLNYYSSSYINHAPPQENEKPSFTTDPMTETSFEKNGIPLGPRAASVWIYIYPKGLRDLLLHIKDKYDNPVIYIHENGMNEFNDPTLSVEESLLDTYRIDYLYRHFYYIHSAIKSGANVKGYFSWSLFDSFEWFNGYTVRFGFNFVDYKDGLKRHPKLSAQWYKNFLKRD; from the exons aTGGATTTCATTGTGTCCATGTTTGGTCTCTTAGTTGTTAGCTCATTGACAATAAACTCCAAAaatacagttgaagcagttgaAGTCTCACCtattgagtacattggtaaccTTAGAAGGAGCAATTTTTCTAATGACTTTATCTTTGGGGCGGGTTCGTCCTCTTACCAA GTTGAAGGTGCAGTAAACCAAGGTGGTAAAGGACCAAGTATTTGGGATACCTACACCAATGATCATCCAG AAAGAATAAGGGATGGAAGCAATGCAGATATCACCATTGACCAATATCACCGCTACAAG GAAGATGTTGCGATTGCAAAGGATCAAAATATAGATTCGTATAGATTTTCAATCTCTTGGCCAAGAATACTCCCAA GGGGAAAGTTGAGCGGAGGCATAAATTATGATGGGATCGGTTATTACAACAAGCTCATCAATGAACTATTGGATAAGG GTATACAACCATTTGTAACTCTTTTTCACTGGGATCTTCCCCAAGTTTTAGAAGATGAGTATGGCGGTTTCTTAAGTTCCCAAATAAT AGATGATTTTCAAGACTATGCAAATCTTTGCTTCAAGGAATTTGGAGATAGAGTGAAATACTGGGTTACTCTGAACGAGCCATGGTTTTTTAGCAATGGTGGATATGCAATTGGAACAACACCACCAGGTCGATGTTCGGATCCAACGTGTCTGGGTGGTAATTCTGGCACAGAACCTTATATAGTGTCCCACAATCAACTTCTTGCTCATGCAAAAGCTGTACAAGTATATAAGACTAAGTATCAG GAAAATCAAAAGGGACAAATAGGCATAACGTTGGTTACTAACTGGTTCTTGCCACTTGGAGACAATAGCATACCAGATAAAAAGGCTGCCGAAAGAGCACTTGACTTCCAATTTGGATG GTTTATGGAACCCTTAACAACCGGAGATTATTCTAAAAGCATGCGACGCATAGTGAAAAGTCGATTGCCTGCATTCACTGAATTGCAATCAAGAGAAGTTaatggttcatttgattttattGGTTTAAACTATTACTCTTCTAGTTATATTAACCATGCTCCTCCACAAGAAAATGAGAAACCCAGTTTCACAACAGATCCTATGACCGAGACTTCAT TTGAGAAAAACGGGATACCCCTAGGTCCAAGG GCTGCTTCAGTTTGGATATACATTTATCCAAAGGGACTTCGTGATCTTTTGTTACACATTAAGGATAAATATGACAATCCTGTAATTTACATCCATGAAAATg GTATGAATGAATTCAATGATCCAACACTTTCGGTTGAAGAATCTCTTCTAGATACTTACAGAATTGATTACTTGTATCGTCATTTCTACTACATTCATTCTGCAATTAA gAGCGGCGCGAATGTAAAGGGATATTTCTCATGGTCACTTTTCGACTCTTTTGAATGGTTTAATGGCTATACTGTTCGTTTTGGATTTAACTTTGTAGATTACAAAGATGGATTGAAAAGGCACCCTAAGCTTTCTGCCCAATGGTACAAGAACTTTCTCAAAAGAGACTAG